In one Anaerolineales bacterium genomic region, the following are encoded:
- a CDS encoding ABC transporter ATP-binding protein: MEYAVEMKGICKSFGGIQALKSVDLELQSGEIMGIVGDNGAGKSTLMKILSGAYQADKGEICIFGEPAHIQNPMDAFKLGISMIYQDLALFNNLDVASNIFAGRELARGPLGMTLNKKAMYRRAEELIKDLRVDIKSPKLNIARMSGGQRQMVACARAIAFQSKIMILDEPTAALGVTEANKLLGLIKNLKNLGLSILLITQRIPDILAIADRVFVLKGGVRQDILNVSNTTLDDVVTLIVKGKENRVELAEDIEYKSFG, from the coding sequence ATGGAATACGCGGTTGAGATGAAAGGCATCTGCAAAAGCTTTGGGGGCATCCAGGCGCTGAAGAGCGTCGATCTGGAGCTCCAATCCGGTGAGATCATGGGAATTGTCGGTGACAATGGCGCTGGCAAATCCACACTGATGAAAATCCTCTCCGGGGCATATCAGGCTGATAAGGGTGAAATCTGTATTTTTGGAGAGCCAGCTCATATCCAGAATCCCATGGATGCATTCAAGCTCGGGATAAGTATGATTTACCAGGATTTGGCTTTATTTAATAACCTGGATGTCGCCAGCAATATCTTCGCTGGAAGAGAACTAGCCCGCGGCCCGCTTGGAATGACCCTGAATAAAAAAGCCATGTACAGGCGCGCCGAAGAACTGATCAAAGATCTGCGGGTGGATATCAAGTCTCCGAAATTGAACATCGCCAGGATGTCTGGTGGGCAGCGCCAGATGGTAGCCTGTGCACGAGCGATTGCCTTTCAGTCGAAGATCATGATATTAGATGAGCCAACCGCCGCTTTGGGAGTTACAGAAGCCAATAAATTATTAGGCCTTATTAAAAATCTGAAAAATCTGGGCTTGTCTATATTACTCATCACCCAGCGAATCCCTGATATCCTGGCTATTGCCGATCGCGTTTTCGTACTAAAGGGTGGGGTGAGGCAGGATATCCTGAATGTCAGCAATACAACCTTGGATGATGTTGTAACCCTCATCGTAAAAGGAAAAGAAAACAGGGTCGAACTCGCTGAGGATATTGAATACAAGTCTTTCGGGTAA
- the rbsC gene encoding ribose ABC transporter permease (functions to transport ribose at high affinity; forms a complex with RbsA2C2B) produces the protein MNSHPSFIKKLFAGFGRFAVNYTPLLILLLAVVIFSFIAPNFLTVGNFRLMLRQMSFVTITAVGLMFVMVGGGIDLSVGSQIILTNIVLSLMISSTYGYSINPLIAIPVCIALATLLGTANGILSNILKVHPLIITLGTAFIYKGLGYIIAGGRNIDGLPDSFRIYGQGYVGPVPVPIIIMIFVAIIGAYFLHNTNFGSRVYAMGGNQEAARLVGINIKQKKVIVFAICGFAAGITAVVLLSRVFNGQVTTGSGIEFDALTAALLGGVSFTGGEGTILGLITGVMIIAVLNNGMQLFGLQDFYQNLIKGALLLAAVGFDEYQKSRRAKEIIVNATA, from the coding sequence ATGAACAGCCATCCATCGTTCATCAAGAAATTGTTCGCCGGCTTTGGAAGGTTTGCCGTCAATTACACCCCATTATTGATCTTATTGTTGGCTGTAGTGATTTTTTCCTTTATCGCGCCAAATTTCCTTACCGTCGGTAATTTCAGGTTAATGCTGCGGCAAATGTCTTTCGTGACCATCACCGCAGTTGGCTTAATGTTTGTGATGGTTGGGGGAGGGATCGATCTTTCCGTTGGCTCCCAGATCATCCTTACCAATATTGTCCTTTCGCTCATGATATCAAGCACATATGGCTACTCGATCAACCCCTTGATCGCAATTCCGGTTTGCATTGCCCTGGCAACCCTATTAGGGACCGCAAATGGGATTCTAAGCAACATCCTTAAAGTCCACCCACTGATCATCACCTTAGGCACAGCTTTCATTTACAAAGGGCTGGGTTACATTATTGCTGGCGGGCGTAATATCGATGGATTGCCCGACTCATTCCGTATTTATGGGCAGGGTTACGTAGGCCCAGTTCCGGTTCCGATCATCATTATGATCTTTGTTGCAATCATTGGCGCCTATTTTTTACACAACACGAATTTTGGAAGCCGGGTTTATGCGATGGGAGGTAACCAGGAAGCCGCTCGCCTGGTTGGGATAAATATCAAGCAGAAAAAAGTTATTGTGTTTGCGATTTGCGGTTTTGCCGCTGGGATTACTGCTGTGGTCTTGCTTTCGAGGGTTTTCAATGGGCAGGTGACTACTGGTTCAGGTATCGAGTTTGATGCCTTAACTGCAGCACTCCTGGGTGGCGTCAGCTTTACAGGTGGAGAAGGGACAATTTTAGGGCTTATCACCGGGGTCATGATCATCGCTGTGCTGAATAATGGCATGCAGCTTTTCGGTCTCCAGGATTTCTATCAAAACCTAATCAAAGGCGCATTATTGCTGGCTGCCGTCGGTTTTGATGAATACCAGAAAAGCAGGCGGGCGAAGGAGATTATCGTAAACGCTACAGCATAA
- a CDS encoding alpha/beta hydrolase: MTIKDEAWIPFPRADVSHIIRKWLDVAYANISPSQMLDIYLPDDGEGPFPVILFIHGGGFALGDKTDYPVSTFLKGLHRGFAVVSVNYRLSGEAIFPAGLQDIKSAIRWLRANSTVYHLDGNRIAACGGSSGGNYAAMVCLTANVPTFDDLSLGNPEFPCSVQAAVDWFGPTDFLKIDEQLSESGFGPANHGEADSPESMYLGARLSDVPLKVELANPMTFIHKHMPPLLIQHGRLDTLVPVQQSIIFAEKLAKYVSHDRYEFDILEGAGHGDPLFDSDENMRRVFSFLDRYLK; this comes from the coding sequence ATGACAATAAAAGATGAGGCTTGGATCCCCTTCCCACGTGCGGATGTCTCACATATCATCCGAAAGTGGCTGGACGTGGCGTATGCCAACATTTCTCCGTCTCAAATGCTGGATATTTACTTGCCAGATGACGGCGAGGGGCCCTTTCCTGTCATATTGTTCATTCACGGTGGAGGATTTGCTCTCGGAGATAAAACCGATTACCCTGTTTCAACTTTCTTGAAAGGGCTACATCGCGGTTTTGCTGTGGTTAGTGTGAATTACCGATTAAGCGGTGAAGCTATATTTCCTGCTGGGTTGCAGGATATTAAATCGGCGATCCGCTGGCTGAGGGCGAACAGTACCGTATATCATCTGGATGGAAATCGTATTGCCGCGTGTGGCGGCTCATCAGGTGGAAATTATGCTGCAATGGTGTGCTTAACCGCCAATGTTCCGACTTTCGATGATCTCAGCCTGGGTAATCCAGAATTCCCGTGCAGTGTCCAGGCAGCAGTGGACTGGTTTGGGCCGACAGATTTTCTAAAAATCGATGAACAACTTTCTGAAAGCGGTTTTGGTCCAGCAAACCATGGCGAAGCCGATTCTCCTGAATCCATGTATCTGGGAGCTAGGCTTTCGGATGTGCCGCTAAAAGTTGAGCTGGCCAATCCAATGACATTCATACATAAGCACATGCCCCCCTTACTGATCCAACACGGAAGATTGGATACGTTGGTTCCAGTACAGCAGTCCATAATTTTTGCCGAAAAATTAGCCAAGTATGTCAGTCATGATCGCTATGAGTTTGATATTCTTGAAGGGGCTGGGCATGGCGATCCGTTGTTTGATTCAGATGAAAATATGCGGCGTGTGTTTTCATTTCTTGACAGGTACCTGAAATAA